One Peromyscus leucopus breed LL Stock chromosome 4, UCI_PerLeu_2.1, whole genome shotgun sequence genomic region harbors:
- the LOC114697481 gene encoding olfactory receptor 4F3/4F16/4F29-like, whose protein sequence is MDGGNHSVVSEFLLLGLTNSWRIQILLFLFFTVFYVASMLGNLLIVLTIISDHHLHSPMYFLLANLSFIDTGVSSIATPKMIYDLFRKHKVISLNGCITQMFFIHTVGGTEMVLLIVMAYDRYIAICKPLHYLTIMSLRMCIFLLALAWTIGLIHSVAQLAFVVNLPFCGANKMDSFYCDFPRFIKLACTDTYRLEFLVTANSGFISMATFFILVVSYIFILVTVRKHSSGASSKALSTLSAHITVVVFFFGPCIIVYVWPFPTLPIDKFLAIFDAIITPFMNPVIYTLRNKEMKVAMRRLFIRALSFKNSFIGSSRDSD, encoded by the coding sequence ATGGATGGAGGAAATCACTCTGTGGTATCAGAATTTTTGTTGCTGGGCCTCACCAATTCATGGAGAATTCAGattctcctttttctgttcttcACAGTATTTTATGTAGCAAGCATGCTGGGAAATCTTCTCATCGTGCTCACAATCATCTCAGACCATCACCTGCACTCCCCCATGTACTTCCTGCTGGCAAACCTCTCCTTCATAGATACAGGTGTGTCCAGCATTGCTACTCCAAAGATGATTTATGACCTCTTCAGGAAGCACAAAGTCATCTCCCTGAATGGGTGCATCACTCAGATGTTCTTCATTCACACTGTCGGAGGAACAGAGATGGTGCTGCTCATAGTCATGGCCTATGACCGGTACATCGCTATCTGTAAGCCCCTCCACTACCTCACCATCATGAGTCTAAGaatgtgcatttttcttttgGCTCTGGCTTGGACCATTGGCCTTATCCATTCCGTGGCCCAATTGGCTTTTGTTGTAAATTTACCCTTCTGTGGAGCTAATAAAATGGATAGCTTTTATTGTGATTTTCCTCGGTTCATCAAACTTGCatgtacagacacatacagactgGAGTTCCTGGTCACTGCCAACAGTGGTTTCATCTCCATGGCCACCTTCTTCATCCTGGTTGTGTCTTACATCTTCATCCTGGTCACGGTTCGTAAACACTCCTCGGGTGCTTCCTCCAAGGCCCTCTCCACTCTCTCAGCTCACATCACTGTGGTAGTTTTCTTCTTTGGCCCTTGTATTATTGTCTATGTGTGGCCTTTCCCTACGTTACCCATAGATAAATTTTTAGCAATTTTTGATGCTATTATCACTCCTTTTATGAATCCCGTCATCTATACACTTAGAAATAAGGAGATGAAGGTTGCAATGAGGAGACTCTTTATTAGGGCTTTAAGTTTCAAAAATTCTTTCATTGGGAGTTCAAGAGATTCAGATTAA